From the genome of Miscanthus floridulus cultivar M001 chromosome 10, ASM1932011v1, whole genome shotgun sequence, one region includes:
- the LOC136487024 gene encoding uncharacterized protein, protein MDENNQINAATHNTEGLAKSGRKLTINNQLRKRRAKGKHIDIKFPKEFAKVCGEHASLFKSEITVLVRTVPLQVKKWRDMDKFYPGTTTSIWRKLKQKFPELSEEDKDCAMRQVESQYNNRRYRLLQAYRNNKPRPQHVSPEGWQWLIRNLWTDDDFQKRSNQNSINRGKQEMGSKVGTRSIAQIAYDLRHPETSEWPTAMQVWKATYQKADGTWSIPTGEEIMTKLHEAAGIHQEKISSAPVPIVEHFALVLGRKPNHSRGVGIRAVNRVAEERIRLQVQIEASEQREAAARARADAAEQRAEAAEQRAQALEGQVSTVVETNAQLQEEQQSQRDEMSSLRQTQSGEVARLVREQLDHQMAALIARIGASQPPAS, encoded by the exons ATGGATGAAAATAATCAAATAAATGCTGCAACACACAACACTGAAG GCCTTGCTAAGAGTGGAAGAAAACTTACAATTAACAATCAACTTCGCAAGAGAAGAGCAAAAGGAAAGCATATTGATATAAAGTTCCCTAAAGAGTTTGCAAAAGTGTGTGGAGAACATGCTAGTTTATTTAAAAGTGAGATAACAGTTCTTGTAAGAACTGTACCACTCCAAGTGAAGAAGTGGAGGGACATGGATAAGTTTTATCCTGGTACTACTACATCTATTTGGAGAAAACTAAAG CAAAAGTTTCCTGAGCTTTCAGAAGAAGATAAAGATTGTGCCATGAGACAAGTAGAGAGTCAATATAATAATCGGCGTTACCGTCTACTTCAAGCTTACCGAAACAACAAGCCAAGGCCACAACATGTCTCACCAGAAGGTTGGCAATGGTTGATAAGGAATTTGTGGACAGATGATGATTTTCAG AAAAGGAGCAACCAAAACTCTATCAACAGAGGAAAGCAAGAGATGGGGTCCAAAGTAGGAACTAGATCAATTGCTCAAATCGCTTACGATCTG CGACACCCAGAAACTAGTGAATGGCCTACTGCTATGCAAGTTTGGAAGGCTACATATCAAAAGGCTGATGGGACATGGTCCATTCCAACAGGTGAAGAAATAATG ACCAAACTACATGAAGCTGCTGGGATACATCAAGAAAAGATTTCTTCTGCGCCCGTGCCAATAGTGGAGCACTTCGCACTAGTTCTTGGTCGAAAGCCAAACCATTCACGTGGTGTTGGCATTCGTGCTGTAAACCGAGTGGCTGAGGAAAGAATCAGATTGCAGGTGCAAATTGAGGCTTCAGAACAGCGTGAAGCTGCAGCTCGAGCACGTGCAGATGCTGCTGAGCAACGTGCTGAGGCTGCTGAGCAACGAGCACAAGCTTTGGAAGGCCAAGTTTCCACGGTGGTCGAAACAAATGCACAACTGCAAGAAGAGCAGCAATCCCAACGTGATGAGATGAGTTCTTTGCGTCAAACACAGAGTGGAGAAGTTGCTCGCCTAGTGAGGGAACAACTTGATCATCAAATGGCTGCATTAATTGCACGCATTGGTGCCTCACAGCCTCCAGCATCTTAG